The following proteins are co-located in the Xyrauchen texanus isolate HMW12.3.18 chromosome 41, RBS_HiC_50CHRs, whole genome shotgun sequence genome:
- the LOC127634116 gene encoding C-C motif chemokine 20-like — translation MMKPIVCLPVCLVLLLFCITAVTSKPSSNCCLKTSNKKIHKSKVVDYMIQRAGLCPINAIVLLTEKRKIRCSDPDSTWIKNIMAMVDQRKMQLKQNSDPKVLQSQNKRKKNGRGKGKCI, via the exons ATGATGAAGCCAATTGTCTGTCTTCCTGTGTGCCTGGTGTTGTTACTGTTCTGTATCACTGCAG TAACAAGTAAGCCTTCTTCAAACTGTTGTTTGAAGACAAGCAACAAGAAAATACATAAAAGCAAAGTGGTGGATTATATGATACAGAGAGCAGGACTTTGCCCCATCAATGCTATTGT CTTGTTGACAGAAAAGAGGAAAATAAGGTGTTCCGATCCAGACTCAACTTGGATCAAAAATATTATGGCAATGGTGGACCAAAGAAAAATGCAGCTGAAACAAAATTCTGATCCAAAAGTCTTGCAGAgccaaaataaaagaaaaaaaaatggaagagGAAAGGGAAAATGCATTTAA